From a region of the Egibacteraceae bacterium genome:
- a CDS encoding NifU family protein, whose translation MTTIDVDATGRRVEALLDVIAATEPAAGTAAEQLVGELVGMYGAALERLLDVLAEAAPDRLATVGADPLLTGLLALHDLHPTALVHRVQAALEEVRPLLEPRGADVVVLGVGADVVRLRLEGITGCGAEGLEQAVQDAVAAGVPDVGHVEVTQATAPSTNGLIHPDTLFVRPVGRLGSVVS comes from the coding sequence ATGACGACCATCGACGTGGACGCGACCGGCCGCCGGGTGGAGGCGCTGCTCGACGTGATCGCCGCCACCGAGCCGGCCGCCGGCACGGCGGCCGAGCAGCTCGTCGGCGAGCTGGTCGGCATGTACGGGGCCGCTCTGGAGCGGCTGCTCGACGTGCTGGCCGAGGCGGCCCCCGACCGTCTGGCCACCGTCGGCGCCGATCCGCTTCTGACGGGGCTGCTCGCGCTGCACGACCTGCACCCCACCGCCCTGGTCCACCGGGTGCAGGCAGCCCTGGAGGAAGTGCGTCCGCTGCTGGAGCCCCGCGGCGCGGACGTCGTCGTGCTCGGCGTCGGCGCCGACGTGGTGCGCCTGCGTCTGGAGGGCATCACCGGGTGCGGTGCGGAGGGCCTCGAGCAGGCGGTGCAGGACGCGGTGGCGGCCGGTGTGCCCGACGTCGGGCACGTGGAGGTCACCCAGGCGACGGCGCCGTCCACCAACGGCCTGATCCACCCCGACACGCTGTTCGTGCGGCCGGTCGGGCGGCTGGGATCGGTCGTCTCGTGA